A stretch of the endosymbiont 'TC1' of Trimyema compressum genome encodes the following:
- a CDS encoding replication initiation protein: MKNEKSKTYNNFDTVVQSNSIIKATHNLTRNELLTFKKLISMVDTKNANRKIYFTKAELVEYLFPQIKGKGVDTCNEYYLRAKNYCKKLMDIILEFNTKERTTCIAFCSKLTWENYQNLVELFFTPDIMPYICEMKKNFTTYQIGMIQKIRSAYATRIYEYCKMHLHKRKWVWVENLNEFKKMLGAEKKYKNRFNQFNVAILKKSVTEINEKTDIAVSYKKLRNGKNIDRIEFTVKKSLNYIPK; encoded by the coding sequence ATGAAAAACGAAAAAAGTAAAACATATAATAATTTTGATACAGTAGTTCAAAGTAATTCAATAATAAAAGCAACCCATAACCTTACCAGAAACGAATTATTGACGTTTAAAAAACTCATTTCGATGGTAGATACTAAGAACGCTAATAGAAAAATTTACTTCACAAAAGCTGAATTAGTTGAATACTTATTTCCCCAAATTAAAGGTAAAGGAGTAGATACCTGCAATGAATATTATCTTAGAGCAAAAAACTATTGTAAAAAACTAATGGATATTATACTTGAATTTAACACAAAAGAGCGAACAACATGCATAGCGTTCTGCTCCAAACTCACCTGGGAAAATTATCAAAACTTAGTAGAATTATTTTTTACTCCTGACATAATGCCATATATATGCGAGATGAAAAAAAACTTTACCACTTACCAAATTGGAATGATACAAAAAATCAGATCTGCCTATGCTACACGCATTTATGAATACTGTAAAATGCATTTGCATAAAAGAAAATGGGTATGGGTAGAAAATCTAAATGAATTTAAAAAAATGTTAGGAGCCGAAAAAAAATACAAAAATAGATTTAACCAATTTAACGTAGCAATTCTTAAAAAATCCGTAACTGAAATCAATGAAAAAACCGACATCGCTGTCAGCTACAAAAAACTTAGAAACGGGAAAAATATTGACAGAATAGAGTTTACTGTAAAAAAATCTCTTAACTATATTCCAAAATAG
- a CDS encoding DnaB-like helicase C-terminal domain-containing protein, translating into MPIWEGPEVVAYTKRVLSNNGNAKYLNSTGKIPLFNADYLKKKALKDVYEHEKANCEILFVTEGIFDALSLEVLGEKAISLGGVNHLGKLGNILEKNINILKKYKFVTAFDNDEAGKNAHNTMKTFDKFVKKLEIPTHYKDVNSWHTADPKGFRKSVDYQKKNIKNPNNQVKTFFEKYPATISLHKECKKIKTGFGNLDANLRGIFPSLYILGGTTGVGKTTFVHQICEQMASNGKQILIFSLEIGECQFLSKSLSRQAFLIDRKKSIPSSEIISGKMNKTIFEGLRKFKQFGSNIQVFDINARKQNLKYIKNEIKNCIKMNGKKPFVVVDYLQIMPEADKKAYSDKNRIDDNVQGLKEISSELEVTIFLISSLNRDNYSTTLGTESFKESGSIEYTADVLLGFQLGVILQENFKEAKDSSQKKELLNKALEATPREIVVSCVKNRHGIVPFKCFFDYHSAYDVFEQKPFSTLQPF; encoded by the coding sequence TTGCCAATTTGGGAAGGTCCAGAAGTCGTAGCTTATACCAAGAGAGTACTAAGTAATAACGGAAACGCAAAATATCTAAATAGTACAGGTAAAATCCCTTTATTTAACGCTGATTATCTTAAAAAAAAGGCTCTAAAAGATGTGTATGAGCATGAGAAAGCAAATTGTGAAATACTGTTCGTTACGGAGGGAATATTCGACGCTTTGAGTTTAGAAGTACTAGGGGAGAAGGCAATTTCCTTAGGTGGAGTTAATCATTTAGGCAAGTTAGGCAATATCTTAGAAAAAAACATAAATATTCTAAAAAAATATAAATTCGTTACAGCTTTCGATAATGACGAAGCAGGTAAAAATGCCCATAATACGATGAAAACCTTCGATAAATTCGTGAAAAAACTTGAAATTCCGACCCACTACAAGGATGTTAACAGTTGGCATACAGCTGACCCAAAAGGATTTCGGAAAAGTGTAGATTATCAGAAAAAAAATATCAAAAATCCGAATAATCAGGTGAAAACATTTTTTGAAAAATATCCGGCAACGATTTCACTGCACAAGGAATGCAAAAAGATCAAAACGGGTTTCGGCAATTTAGACGCTAATTTGAGGGGGATTTTCCCATCCTTATATATTCTTGGAGGTACGACTGGCGTAGGTAAAACTACCTTTGTCCATCAAATCTGTGAGCAAATGGCCAGCAACGGGAAACAAATTCTTATTTTTAGCCTTGAGATCGGTGAGTGTCAATTTCTTTCTAAAAGTCTTTCTAGACAAGCTTTTTTGATTGATAGAAAAAAATCCATTCCGTCTAGTGAAATTATTTCCGGAAAAATGAATAAAACTATCTTTGAAGGCCTAAGAAAATTTAAGCAGTTTGGGTCCAACATACAAGTTTTTGATATTAATGCTAGAAAGCAGAATTTAAAATATATAAAAAATGAAATTAAAAACTGTATTAAAATGAATGGCAAAAAGCCTTTTGTTGTAGTAGATTACCTGCAAATTATGCCTGAAGCAGACAAAAAAGCATACTCCGATAAAAATAGAATAGATGATAATGTCCAAGGCCTAAAGGAAATAAGTTCAGAATTAGAAGTTACCATTTTTCTTATTTCTAGCCTAAATAGGGATAATTATTCAACTACACTTGGTACTGAGAGTTTCAAGGAAAGCGGTAGTATCGAGTATACAGCAGATGTACTTCTTGGTTTTCAGCTAGGTGTTATTTTACAAGAAAATTTCAAAGAAGCAAAAGATAGCTCACAAAAAAAAGAATTACTAAATAAGGCCTTAGAGGCAACCCCTAGAGAAATTGTTGTTTCTTGCGTGAAAAATAGGCATGGAATAGTCCCTTTTAAGTGCTTTTTCGACTATCACTCAGCTTATGATGTATTCGAACAAAAGCCATTTTCAACGTTGCAACCTTTTTAA
- a CDS encoding DUF1351 domain-containing protein: protein MDNELQLFFKKSDITYTKDKIFISNFDVLKENIETISKFIRNSEVNEKTVKEVKKILANANKTIYAIDSLKKKIKQDLLSPYLHFEGQIKELIQGIKEAEKDARSKVRDLEESERSNKKNAIEKLFNKRNQLIYKISWLTIDKFIKNEYLNKTYSMKKIEEELVVFFEKIKNDLDVLEKMTNNQFLLLNYQEHLNLALVLQDKSTQKCRRALNAFKLPCKVSISITQQIALEKITNLLEEHLFAYTIE from the coding sequence ATGGATAATGAATTACAATTATTTTTTAAAAAATCTGATATTACTTATACTAAAGACAAGATATTTATTAGTAATTTTGATGTTTTGAAAGAAAATATAGAGACAATTAGTAAATTTATTCGCAATTCTGAAGTCAATGAAAAAACGGTAAAAGAAGTTAAGAAGATACTAGCAAATGCAAATAAAACAATATATGCAATAGATAGCCTCAAGAAAAAAATAAAACAAGATCTCCTATCGCCTTATCTGCACTTTGAGGGCCAAATAAAAGAACTGATACAAGGTATTAAAGAGGCAGAGAAAGATGCTAGGAGTAAAGTGAGAGACCTAGAAGAATCAGAGAGAAGTAATAAAAAAAACGCTATAGAAAAATTATTTAATAAGAGAAATCAACTTATATATAAAATATCTTGGCTAACAATTGATAAATTTATAAAAAATGAATATTTAAATAAAACTTATAGTATGAAAAAAATAGAGGAAGAGCTCGTTGTGTTTTTTGAAAAAATAAAGAATGATTTAGACGTTTTAGAAAAAATGACAAATAATCAATTTTTATTACTAAATTACCAGGAACACCTAAATTTAGCGTTAGTTTTACAAGATAAATCGACTCAAAAATGCAGAAGAGCGCTCAACGCCTTTAAATTGCCTTGTAAGGTGTCTATCTCTATAACACAACAAATAGCATTAGAGAAAATTACAAACCTCTTAGAAGAGCATTTATTTGCTTACACAATAGAATAA
- a CDS encoding MBL fold metallo-hydrolase: MVNYEIIGSSSREGNCVLIDDVMVDIGVSFKKAEEALYNTRYLLITHIHQDHLNFTALKKISQLFPHVKIISNYEVYSYLKDKGIRINIISSSKPYQVSKYTFKAFNCYHSVLTYGYVWESLDQDNIIYATDTSSLDNAPEIPYDYLFIESNYDEKKLEKYFNEAIKKGGYDRSRENIRHLSIKEAKTFYYLNRRNEDSLFIELHKSTQFY, from the coding sequence ATGGTAAATTATGAAATAATAGGAAGCTCAAGTAGAGAAGGGAACTGTGTTCTTATTGATGATGTTATGGTCGATATTGGCGTAAGTTTTAAAAAAGCAGAAGAAGCTCTTTATAATACTCGTTATTTACTTATAACCCATATTCATCAAGATCACCTGAACTTTACTGCTTTAAAAAAAATATCCCAGTTGTTTCCACATGTGAAGATTATTAGTAATTATGAAGTATATAGCTATCTTAAAGATAAAGGAATACGTATTAATATAATTAGTTCTTCAAAGCCGTATCAGGTTTCAAAATATACCTTTAAAGCCTTTAACTGTTATCATAGTGTCTTAACTTATGGTTATGTTTGGGAAAGTCTTGATCAAGATAATATTATTTATGCAACGGATACGAGTAGCTTAGACAATGCTCCTGAAATTCCTTATGATTATCTATTTATAGAAAGCAATTACGATGAGAAAAAATTAGAGAAATATTTTAACGAAGCTATTAAAAAGGGTGGATATGATCGTTCCCGGGAAAATATAAGACACTTAAGTATTAAAGAGGCAAAAACCTTTTATTACCTGAATAGACGTAATGAAGATAGCTTATTTATAGAACTCCATAAGAGTACACAATTTTATTAA